The Nocardia arthritidis genome has a window encoding:
- a CDS encoding ABC transporter substrate-binding protein — MRIKSRSVGALVAGVLALATATACAPGTQESNNTSNGPVTVDFSSFKGKHMTYLYFTDGPDLDATKAAVARFEQETGATVDLQVIPFAQLNTALTARITSGTAPEVARVQDWHLWGSELLDFTNYFGKAYPNEFTDGAVATSVDKDGHMFAVPSDQTINGPFVNVDAFQKAGVPVPDANTKWTWQQFVDTAAKVAQETQMSSAITMDVSGNRLSTVLSQFGTTLIGADGQVALDQAKTEQALSAVNDLLQSGKMSKEFWLGAGTNYRGGNDPFMAQQAPVYLSGPWQVGAFAKSAPFKWAAVPNPCAAECGGFPGMKQMVAFRRSKEPTLGVAFAQWMNRTENQREIDKVAFWLPTRKDLVSAHVEYPSRAADMNVFIGQIASTPSVDFKTAASPAFTGAANALVKEFDKYVAGQESVTDCVHNLRDQVDKIVKATK; from the coding sequence ATGCGAATCAAGTCACGGTCGGTCGGCGCGTTGGTCGCGGGGGTGCTGGCGCTGGCCACGGCCACCGCATGCGCGCCGGGCACGCAGGAATCGAACAACACCTCGAATGGCCCTGTCACGGTGGACTTTTCCAGCTTCAAGGGCAAACACATGACCTACCTGTACTTCACCGACGGGCCCGACCTGGACGCCACCAAGGCCGCGGTCGCCCGCTTCGAGCAGGAGACCGGCGCCACCGTCGACCTACAGGTCATCCCGTTCGCCCAGCTGAACACCGCGCTCACCGCGCGCATCACCTCGGGCACCGCGCCGGAGGTGGCCCGGGTACAGGACTGGCATCTCTGGGGCAGCGAATTACTGGATTTCACCAACTATTTCGGCAAGGCGTATCCGAACGAATTCACCGACGGCGCCGTAGCCACCTCCGTCGACAAGGACGGGCACATGTTCGCGGTGCCGAGCGATCAGACGATCAACGGCCCGTTCGTCAATGTCGACGCATTCCAGAAGGCCGGCGTCCCGGTGCCCGACGCCAACACCAAATGGACCTGGCAGCAATTCGTCGACACGGCGGCCAAGGTGGCCCAGGAAACCCAAATGTCCTCGGCCATCACGATGGACGTCTCCGGTAACCGGTTGAGCACCGTGCTCAGCCAGTTCGGCACCACGCTGATCGGCGCGGACGGTCAGGTCGCACTCGACCAGGCCAAGACCGAACAGGCGTTGAGCGCGGTCAACGATCTGCTGCAATCGGGCAAGATGTCCAAGGAATTCTGGCTGGGCGCGGGCACCAATTATCGCGGCGGCAACGACCCCTTCATGGCGCAGCAGGCTCCGGTATATCTGTCCGGTCCGTGGCAGGTCGGCGCGTTCGCGAAATCCGCGCCGTTCAAATGGGCCGCAGTGCCGAATCCGTGCGCGGCCGAATGCGGCGGCTTCCCCGGTATGAAACAGATGGTGGCGTTCCGGCGCAGCAAGGAGCCGACGCTCGGCGTCGCCTTCGCGCAGTGGATGAACCGCACGGAGAACCAACGCGAGATAGATAAGGTCGCGTTCTGGCTGCCCACCAGGAAGGACCTGGTCTCCGCCCACGTCGAATACCCCTCGCGCGCAGCCGATATGAATGTGTTCATCGGGCAGATCGCGAGTACGCCCTCGGTCGATTTCAAGACCGCGGCGAGTCCGGCATTCACCGGTGCGGCGAACGCGCTGGTGAAGGAATTCGACAAGTACGTCGCGGGTCAGGAGAGCGTCACCGATTGCGTACACAACCTGCGTGATCAAGTGGACAAAATCGTGAAAGCGACCAAATGA
- a CDS encoding carbohydrate ABC transporter permease, whose product MIQTVEPERTRPAATWTSTTGRTPRAGSVLRATVLIAGAIILVAPLIWAGLSSFKSQAELAAQPPTLYPHHATLDNYRTGLAAFDFPHYLVNSVIVTVAATLLTLLINSMAAFALAKYNFRGRDLLFLITLSTIMIPLQVILLPVYQVVSAFGMTNSLLGLIIPPAATPTGVFLLRQYMLTLPDETIEAARIDGAGEFAIFRRIVLPLCRPAIAVLAIFSVIWRWNDFLWPLIVAQDESKQTLPVAIARFSGQQAIPFNQILAVSVVSIVPTVVIFLILQRQIIAGLVRGAIR is encoded by the coding sequence GTGATCCAGACCGTCGAACCCGAGCGCACACGTCCGGCCGCCACCTGGACCTCCACCACCGGGCGCACACCGCGGGCCGGCTCGGTGCTGCGCGCGACGGTGCTCATCGCGGGCGCGATCATCCTGGTCGCGCCGCTCATCTGGGCCGGGCTCTCGTCGTTCAAGAGTCAGGCCGAGCTGGCCGCGCAGCCGCCGACGCTCTATCCGCATCACGCCACCCTCGACAACTACCGAACCGGGTTGGCGGCCTTCGATTTTCCGCATTACCTGGTCAACAGCGTCATCGTGACGGTGGCCGCAACGCTGCTGACCCTGCTGATCAATTCGATGGCCGCATTCGCCTTGGCCAAGTACAACTTTCGCGGCCGTGACCTGCTGTTCCTGATCACGCTGTCCACCATCATGATTCCGCTGCAGGTGATCCTGCTGCCGGTCTATCAGGTGGTTTCCGCCTTCGGCATGACCAATTCGCTGCTGGGGCTGATCATTCCGCCCGCGGCGACGCCGACCGGCGTCTTTCTGCTGCGCCAATACATGCTCACGCTGCCCGACGAGACCATCGAGGCGGCCCGGATCGACGGCGCGGGCGAATTCGCCATCTTCCGGCGCATCGTGCTGCCGCTGTGCAGGCCCGCGATCGCGGTGCTCGCGATCTTCTCGGTCATCTGGCGCTGGAACGACTTCCTGTGGCCGCTGATCGTCGCGCAGGACGAGAGCAAGCAGACGCTGCCGGTGGCGATCGCGAGATTCAGTGGCCAACAGGCTATTCCGTTCAATCAGATCCTCGCGGTCTCGGTCGTCTCGATCGTGCCGACCGTGGTGATCTTCCTGATCCTGCAGCGGCAGATCATCGCGGGACTGGTCCGAGGAGCGATTCGATGA
- a CDS encoding carbohydrate ABC transporter permease — MTAGFRINRRKVAPYLFILPNMVLFGLFTIYPAINGFNLSFYDSNNGLTFRAVGTDNYRQILGSSEFWDVARQTALFVIGFVALSTVLATALALLLHGQRRGRGALSAAYFLPMVVSPVVVGLIWNAALNRQTGLVNSALAALGLGHPAWLVDPHLALVSVILVGTWIHLGFYAMIMLAGLQAIDESVYEAATIDGAGTWQRIRLITLPLVRPTTLVVIMLATIAGFQAFDFIYTLTGGGPVGATTLLVQYVYVNAFHAPVSYGLASAAAVILFLVVFAVTFLNYVVGRRREAL, encoded by the coding sequence ATGACGGCCGGTTTCCGGATCAACCGGCGCAAGGTCGCGCCGTACCTGTTCATCCTGCCGAATATGGTGCTGTTCGGGCTGTTCACCATCTATCCGGCGATCAACGGCTTCAATCTCAGCTTCTACGACAGCAATAACGGTCTGACCTTCCGTGCCGTCGGCACCGACAACTACCGCCAGATTCTGGGCAGCTCGGAATTCTGGGATGTCGCACGGCAGACCGCCCTGTTCGTCATCGGATTCGTCGCGCTCAGCACCGTGCTGGCGACCGCGCTCGCACTCCTGTTGCACGGCCAGCGGCGCGGGCGGGGCGCACTGAGCGCAGCCTATTTCCTGCCCATGGTCGTCTCGCCGGTGGTGGTCGGCCTGATCTGGAATGCGGCGCTGAATCGACAGACCGGGCTGGTGAATTCGGCGCTCGCCGCGCTCGGCCTCGGCCATCCCGCGTGGCTGGTCGATCCGCACCTGGCGCTGGTGTCGGTGATACTCGTCGGCACCTGGATCCACCTGGGTTTCTACGCCATGATCATGCTGGCGGGCCTGCAGGCCATCGACGAATCGGTATACGAGGCGGCCACCATCGACGGCGCCGGCACCTGGCAGCGTATCCGGCTGATCACCCTGCCGCTGGTGCGACCGACGACGCTGGTGGTGATCATGCTGGCCACCATCGCCGGATTCCAGGCCTTCGACTTCATCTACACGCTCACCGGCGGCGGCCCGGTCGGCGCGACAACCCTTCTCGTGCAATACGTTTACGTCAACGCCTTCCACGCACCGGTCAGCTACGGCTTGGCGAGCGCCGCGGCGGTGATCCTGTTCCTCGTCGTATTCGCCGTGACTTTTCTCAACTACGTCGTCGGGCGGCGCAGGGAGGCACTGTGA